A genomic region of Devosia ginsengisoli contains the following coding sequences:
- a CDS encoding N-acyl amino acid synthase FeeM domain-containing protein has product MSSASQQSSAPSRFALTLIDLLDRVKYRRVSVEDQLDPIYRLRYEAYRREDFIPINAQQITRDAYDEAPNCYAFGVYIDDKLVSSIRLHFATQEQRTSPSLGIWPDVLGGILDNGETYLDPSRFTADRDATLAFPALPYLTLRLGVMASEYFGATYCLSSVRPEHAPFYKRVFGSTQLAGEGHWGELAFPVCLYATYLPVTLPRIIERYPFFMSTPEEREILFGAEPRAIQAIAPTARQAHRLRLVGATEEAWS; this is encoded by the coding sequence ATGAGTTCGGCATCCCAGCAAAGCAGTGCGCCTTCCCGTTTCGCCCTGACCTTGATCGATCTGCTCGATCGGGTTAAGTATCGGCGTGTGTCGGTGGAAGACCAGCTCGATCCGATCTACCGGCTGCGCTACGAGGCGTATCGGCGGGAAGATTTCATCCCCATCAACGCCCAGCAGATCACCCGTGACGCCTATGACGAAGCGCCCAATTGCTATGCTTTCGGCGTCTATATCGACGACAAGCTGGTGAGTTCGATCCGCCTGCATTTTGCCACGCAAGAGCAGCGGACCTCGCCCAGCCTGGGCATCTGGCCCGACGTGCTGGGCGGCATTCTGGACAATGGCGAGACCTATCTCGATCCGAGCCGCTTTACGGCTGACCGCGATGCTACCCTTGCCTTCCCCGCTCTGCCCTATCTGACGCTGCGCCTGGGCGTCATGGCCAGCGAGTATTTCGGCGCGACTTACTGTCTATCTTCGGTTCGCCCCGAACATGCCCCTTTCTACAAAAGGGTGTTCGGCTCGACCCAGCTGGCCGGCGAGGGCCATTGGGGCGAGCTGGCCTTTCCCGTCTGCCTCTATGCGACCTATCTGCCGGTGACGCTGCCCCGCATCATCGAGCGCTACCCCTTTTTCATGTCGACGCCGGAAGAGCGGGAAATCCTGTTCGGCGCCGAACCCCGCGCGATCCAAGCCATTGCGCCCACGGCACGGCAGGCACACCGCCTGCGCCTGGTGGGCGCAACCGAAGAGGCCTGGAGCTGA